Proteins encoded within one genomic window of Bradyrhizobium sp. CB1717:
- a CDS encoding isocitrate lyase/PEP mutase family protein has translation MAFRSRREKLRSILSGGTCVHPGSVYDAISIRIAEDLGFPIGMFGGSVASLAVLGDPDITLITLTELCEQMRRMSRASTLPVLVDADHGYGNALNVRRTVQELETAGAAGLTIEDTLLPAAFGEAKTQLISLEEGVGKMKAALSGRSDPSLVIIGRTGAASITSIEDVVRRAKAYEATGVDALFFTGIKSRAELEAVASATRLPIVLGGAPEDLSALDYLASQRVRIALQGHAPIAAATQAVHDTLKALREGASPKALKGLASAELTGRVMREAETRARSADVLGLKI, from the coding sequence ATGGCCTTTCGTTCCCGCCGCGAGAAACTGCGTTCCATCCTGTCGGGCGGGACTTGCGTCCATCCCGGCTCGGTCTATGACGCGATCTCGATCCGCATCGCCGAGGATCTCGGCTTTCCCATCGGGATGTTCGGCGGCTCGGTGGCTTCGCTCGCCGTGCTCGGCGACCCCGATATCACCCTGATCACGCTCACCGAGCTTTGCGAGCAGATGCGGCGGATGTCGCGTGCGTCCACACTGCCCGTGCTGGTCGATGCCGATCACGGCTATGGCAATGCGCTCAACGTGCGCCGCACGGTGCAGGAGCTGGAGACGGCCGGTGCCGCCGGCCTCACCATCGAGGACACGCTGCTGCCGGCTGCCTTCGGTGAAGCAAAGACGCAGCTGATTTCGCTGGAGGAGGGCGTCGGCAAGATGAAAGCCGCGCTCAGCGGCCGCAGCGATCCGTCGCTGGTCATCATCGGCCGCACCGGTGCGGCCTCGATCACCTCGATCGAGGATGTAGTCCGCCGTGCCAAGGCTTATGAGGCCACCGGCGTCGATGCACTGTTCTTCACCGGCATCAAGTCGCGTGCCGAATTGGAAGCGGTCGCATCGGCTACGCGCCTGCCGATAGTGCTCGGCGGCGCACCGGAAGATTTGAGCGCGCTCGACTATCTCGCCAGCCAGCGCGTGCGCATCGCGCTGCAGGGCCATGCGCCGATCGCGGCCGCCACGCAGGCCGTCCACGACACGCTGAAGGCGCTCCGCGAAGGCGCTTCGCCGAAGGCACTCAAGGGCCTGGCCTCTGCGGAGCTGACGGGCCGCGTCATGCGGGAGGCCGAGACGAGGGCGCGCAGCGCCGATGTTCTCGGGCTGAAGATATGA
- a CDS encoding acylphosphatase — MSRAILQVMIRGRVQGVGYRAWVEYQATASGLEGWVRNRRDGSVEALFAGAPNHVADMVALCRHGPPSSRVDSVTSETAGVDELNLRRAGEAFSVLPTV, encoded by the coding sequence ATGAGCCGGGCGATCCTCCAGGTCATGATCCGCGGCCGCGTCCAGGGCGTCGGCTACCGCGCCTGGGTCGAATACCAGGCCACCGCGAGCGGTCTCGAGGGCTGGGTCCGCAACCGCCGCGACGGCAGCGTGGAAGCGCTGTTCGCAGGCGCGCCGAACCACGTCGCCGACATGGTCGCACTGTGCCGCCATGGCCCGCCGTCCTCGCGCGTCGACAGCGTCACCAGCGAGACCGCAGGCGTGGATGAGCTGAATCTGCGCAGGGCAGGGGAAGCGTTTTCGGTGTTGCCGACGGTGTAG
- a CDS encoding PAS domain-containing sensor histidine kinase, with protein sequence MVKKFSQQRDLFESERSFRLLVEGVADYALYMLDPSGTITSWNIGGERIKGYAPEEIVGQHFSRFYTEADRANGKPARALGIAREKGRYEEEGWRVRKDGTFFWASVVIDPIYEDGTLVGFAKITRDITERRNAQLKLEAMQKQLAESQKFDALGQLTGGVAHDFNNLLMIISGSLHVLKKGAIDDARLQRAISAIETATRRGAALTNQLLTFARRQSVNPQAIDLAERIAAIRAVLDAGVGSSVRLTFDVDSKVWPVRTDASELETALLNLVINARDAMPDGGTVTISAHNVVLDEIPLTGEFVAIDVADTGLGIPADVVDKVFEPFFTTKPIGKGTGLGLSQVHGFAHQAGGTVKVASELGKGTTFTILLPRGTDAPARDTAEAIPFRGSGTVLLVEDNPEVALVSIGLLEQLGYQVHRVADAEAALREIETNGVDFVFSDIVMPGKMDGLTLAHRLRQLRPGLPVLLATGYSEVAADVRGDFPILRKPYEIHELSEAIAKLPR encoded by the coding sequence ATGGTAAAAAAGTTCAGTCAGCAGAGAGACTTGTTCGAAAGCGAGCGCAGTTTCCGGCTGCTGGTTGAAGGAGTTGCCGACTACGCCCTCTACATGCTCGATCCCAGCGGCACCATCACCAGCTGGAACATCGGCGGCGAGCGCATCAAGGGCTACGCGCCCGAGGAAATCGTCGGCCAGCATTTCTCCCGCTTCTACACCGAGGCCGACCGCGCCAACGGCAAACCCGCGCGAGCGCTCGGCATCGCGCGCGAAAAGGGCCGCTACGAAGAGGAAGGCTGGCGCGTTCGCAAGGACGGGACGTTCTTCTGGGCGAGCGTGGTGATCGATCCGATCTACGAGGATGGCACGCTGGTCGGCTTCGCCAAGATCACGCGCGACATCACCGAACGCCGCAATGCACAGCTCAAGCTCGAGGCGATGCAGAAGCAGCTCGCCGAATCCCAGAAGTTCGATGCGCTCGGCCAGCTCACCGGCGGCGTCGCCCATGACTTCAACAACCTCCTGATGATCATCAGCGGCAGCCTCCATGTCCTGAAGAAGGGGGCGATCGACGACGCCAGGCTTCAGCGCGCGATCTCCGCGATCGAGACTGCGACCAGGCGCGGCGCCGCGCTGACCAACCAGCTCCTCACCTTCGCGCGGCGACAGAGCGTCAACCCGCAGGCGATCGATCTCGCCGAACGCATCGCAGCGATCCGCGCGGTGCTCGATGCCGGCGTCGGCAGCTCCGTGCGCCTCACCTTCGACGTCGACTCCAAGGTCTGGCCGGTCAGGACCGACGCCTCGGAGCTCGAGACTGCGCTGCTCAACCTCGTCATCAACGCCCGCGATGCGATGCCCGACGGCGGCACGGTGACGATCAGCGCCCACAACGTGGTGCTGGACGAGATCCCGCTCACCGGCGAGTTCGTGGCGATCGATGTCGCCGACACCGGGCTCGGCATTCCCGCCGACGTCGTCGACAAGGTCTTCGAGCCGTTCTTCACCACCAAGCCGATCGGCAAGGGCACCGGCCTCGGCCTCTCCCAGGTGCACGGCTTCGCCCATCAGGCCGGCGGCACGGTGAAGGTCGCAAGCGAGCTCGGCAAGGGCACGACGTTCACCATCCTGCTGCCGCGCGGCACGGATGCCCCGGCACGGGACACCGCGGAGGCGATACCGTTCCGTGGCAGTGGAACGGTGCTGCTGGTCGAGGACAATCCCGAAGTCGCGCTCGTCAGCATCGGCCTTCTGGAACAGCTCGGCTACCAGGTGCACCGGGTCGCCGACGCCGAAGCGGCATTGCGCGAGATCGAGACAAACGGCGTCGACTTCGTATTCTCGGACATCGTGATGCCCGGCAAGATGGACGGCCTCACCCTCGCCCATCGTCTGCGCCAGCTCCGCCCCGGCCTGCCGGTCCTGCTCGCCACCGGCTACAGCGAGGTCGCCGCCGACGTGCGCGGCGACTTCCCGATCCTGCGCAAGCCGTATGAGATCCACGAGCTCAGCGAAGCGATCGCCAAGCTGCCGAGGTGA
- a CDS encoding MarR family transcriptional regulator codes for MTEITGKKKLPAAIERFILHWGDMGDEWGVNRSVSQIHGLLYLSEAPMTAEDIADTLGMARSNVSNSLKELLAWNLIRRVPILGDRRDHYEAETDIWEVAARIAARRKERELDPAIAALRACVSDATDDPTINPVASKRLKEMLAFTELADHWFMQMLKVPRPRLVALMRLGEKIANLLPLGKAK; via the coding sequence ATGACAGAAATAACCGGAAAGAAGAAACTCCCCGCCGCCATCGAGCGCTTCATCCTGCATTGGGGCGACATGGGCGACGAATGGGGCGTCAATCGCTCGGTCAGCCAGATCCACGGGCTGCTCTATCTGTCCGAGGCGCCGATGACGGCCGAGGACATCGCCGACACGCTCGGCATGGCACGCTCCAACGTCTCCAATTCGCTGAAGGAGCTGCTCGCCTGGAACCTGATCCGGCGCGTGCCGATCCTCGGCGACCGCCGCGATCATTACGAGGCCGAGACCGACATCTGGGAGGTCGCCGCGCGCATCGCGGCGCGCCGCAAGGAGCGGGAGCTCGATCCGGCCATCGCGGCGCTCAGGGCCTGCGTGTCCGATGCCACTGATGATCCCACGATCAATCCGGTCGCGAGCAAGCGGCTGAAGGAGATGCTCGCCTTCACCGAGCTCGCCGACCACTGGTTCATGCAGATGCTGAAGGTGCCGCGGCCGCGGCTGGTCGCCCTGATGCGGCTTGGCGAGAAGATCGCCAACCTGCTGCCGCTGGGCAAGGCCAAATAG
- a CDS encoding DUF4166 domain-containing protein: MTSARLPGLGASASAHTKLLDDRRFRALLPDEDWGRLPLATWRRFSKRVADGDSVVYVGVVDEVAFSEVGWWFAQAARLIGGPLPTGRDIGVPMIVTVTEDGATGGQTWTRICARKRGFPQVIHSAKRFAGPTGLEEYVGFGVSMALRIAVEGQALTFRSAGYGLQLGRLWIPLPQWLAPGDLTVTHSDLGEGAFRFTLDVTHPRYGALIHQSAVFREAVS; encoded by the coding sequence ATGACGTCGGCTCGATTACCAGGCTTAGGCGCATCTGCTTCCGCTCACACCAAACTACTCGACGATCGCCGCTTCCGTGCGCTGTTGCCGGACGAGGATTGGGGCCGCCTGCCGCTCGCGACCTGGCGGCGCTTTTCCAAACGCGTCGCCGACGGCGACAGCGTGGTCTATGTCGGTGTCGTCGACGAGGTCGCCTTCAGCGAGGTCGGCTGGTGGTTCGCGCAGGCCGCACGGCTGATCGGCGGGCCATTGCCGACCGGCCGTGACATCGGCGTGCCCATGATCGTGACGGTCACCGAGGACGGCGCGACCGGCGGCCAGACCTGGACGCGCATATGCGCGCGCAAGCGCGGCTTTCCGCAGGTGATCCATTCCGCCAAACGCTTCGCCGGCCCGACCGGGCTCGAAGAATATGTCGGCTTCGGCGTCTCGATGGCGCTGCGCATTGCGGTCGAGGGACAGGCACTGACGTTCCGCAGCGCCGGTTACGGCCTCCAGCTCGGACGCCTCTGGATCCCGCTGCCGCAATGGCTCGCGCCGGGCGACCTCACGGTGACGCATTCCGATCTCGGCGAGGGCGCCTTCCGCTTCACGCTCGATGTCACTCACCCGCGTTACGGCGCGCTGATCCACCAGTCCGCCGTCTTCAGGGAGGCCGTATCATGA
- a CDS encoding TIGR01777 family oxidoreductase, whose amino-acid sequence MTPLLWTLIAIQIVMGVFDTFYHHEFTERLAWRPSQRFELKLHGIRNMLYALLFLLLGWLEVYGLLALLIVAVLVAEIVITLMDFVEEDLSRKLPPSERINHTLLAINYGAILVLLVPVLIAWAMQPVGVTVVNQGLLSIAATACAVGAALCGVRDFAAMRRLGRMRSVPAAGLVEMLPGRKTVLISGATGFIGSRLAASLSGAGHHVIALIRNPAKAEMLPPPVTLITSLDQLPSDAKIDAIVNLAGEPIGNGLWTEAKRAKILGSRIDMTGEIVKLIARLERKPEVLVSGSAIGWYGLWADQVLTESAKSHACFSHELCAAWEKAARLAEELGVRVVYLRIGLVLGTEGGFITRMLTPFEFGLGGPLGTGRQWMSWIERDDLIRLIAYVMATPDLAGPVNATAPIPVTNAKFTEELGRRLHRPAVFRIPGGLLRRIGGGFADELLLGGQRVLPNKALSRGFVFRHETLRSAFEAIL is encoded by the coding sequence ATGACGCCGCTGTTGTGGACCCTCATCGCCATTCAGATCGTGATGGGCGTGTTCGACACCTTCTATCATCACGAATTCACCGAGCGCCTGGCGTGGCGCCCGTCGCAGCGCTTCGAATTGAAGCTGCACGGCATCCGCAACATGCTCTATGCGCTGCTGTTCCTGCTGCTTGGCTGGCTCGAGGTCTATGGCCTGCTGGCGCTCTTGATCGTCGCTGTGCTGGTCGCCGAGATCGTCATCACGCTGATGGATTTCGTCGAGGAGGATCTCAGCCGGAAGCTGCCGCCGAGCGAACGCATCAATCACACGCTGCTGGCGATCAACTACGGTGCCATTCTGGTGCTGCTGGTGCCCGTGCTGATCGCCTGGGCGATGCAGCCCGTCGGCGTGACCGTCGTCAATCAGGGCTTGCTCAGCATCGCCGCAACCGCCTGCGCGGTCGGCGCAGCGCTGTGCGGCGTCAGGGATTTTGCGGCGATGCGCCGGCTCGGCCGCATGCGAAGCGTACCGGCGGCCGGACTTGTGGAAATGCTTCCCGGCCGCAAGACCGTGCTGATATCAGGTGCCACCGGCTTCATCGGCAGCCGGCTCGCCGCGAGCCTCAGCGGGGCAGGGCATCACGTCATCGCGCTGATCCGTAATCCCGCGAAGGCCGAGATGCTGCCGCCGCCGGTGACGCTGATCACCAGCCTCGATCAGCTTCCCTCGGACGCGAAGATCGACGCCATCGTCAATCTCGCGGGCGAGCCGATCGGCAACGGCCTGTGGACCGAGGCGAAGCGCGCGAAGATTCTGGGATCACGCATCGACATGACCGGCGAAATTGTAAAACTGATCGCGCGGCTCGAGCGCAAGCCCGAGGTGCTGGTCAGCGGCTCCGCGATCGGATGGTACGGATTGTGGGCCGACCAGGTGCTGACGGAATCGGCCAAATCGCATGCCTGCTTCAGCCACGAGCTGTGCGCTGCCTGGGAGAAGGCGGCGCGGCTGGCGGAGGAGCTCGGCGTGCGCGTCGTGTACTTGCGCATCGGCCTCGTGCTCGGCACCGAAGGCGGTTTCATCACGCGTATGCTGACGCCGTTCGAGTTCGGCCTCGGCGGCCCGCTCGGCACCGGCCGGCAATGGATGTCCTGGATCGAGCGCGACGATCTGATCCGTCTGATCGCCTATGTCATGGCAACGCCCGATCTAGCAGGGCCCGTCAACGCCACCGCGCCGATCCCCGTCACCAACGCAAAGTTCACCGAAGAGCTCGGCCGCCGCCTGCATCGGCCCGCGGTGTTCCGCATTCCCGGTGGCCTGCTGCGCCGGATCGGCGGCGGTTTTGCCGACGAGCTCCTGCTGGGCGGCCAGCGCGTGCTGCCGAACAAGGCGCTGAGCCGTGGCTTCGTGTTCCGGCACGAGACGCTGCGCAGCGCGTTCGAGGCGATCTTGTGA
- a CDS encoding LysR substrate-binding domain-containing protein: MTATLDIATVQAFLLVADLQSFTRAAEVLGTTQAAVSLKLQRLETLLGKRLVERSPRAVRLTADGADFLDRARALMEAHDRALSGEASAAQSLSLGISDHAAGPELVPLLERLHAMSSNLTLAVTIGFSREMQDAYDAGELDAVIVRQEGSRRGGEKLAEDEFCWFASRRFALPKGEPLPLATLAPPCGVRAVAVRALDKASLAWRERFVGGGVTAVVAAALAGLAIAPLARRIAPPGLIDIGPAHKLPKLGSSKVMLHSKVSDPAKLAALRAVAATFRSVAAA; encoded by the coding sequence ATGACAGCCACACTCGACATCGCCACCGTCCAGGCGTTCCTTCTGGTCGCCGACCTCCAGAGCTTTACCCGTGCGGCCGAAGTGCTCGGCACGACGCAGGCGGCCGTCAGTCTCAAGCTGCAGCGGCTGGAGACATTGTTGGGCAAACGCCTCGTCGAACGTTCTCCGCGCGCGGTCCGGCTCACCGCCGACGGCGCGGACTTTCTCGATCGCGCCCGTGCGCTGATGGAGGCGCATGACCGGGCGCTGTCGGGCGAGGCGTCAGCCGCGCAGTCGCTCTCGCTCGGCATCTCCGATCACGCTGCCGGCCCCGAGCTGGTGCCGCTGCTCGAACGGCTGCACGCGATGTCGTCAAACCTCACCCTCGCCGTCACCATCGGCTTCTCGCGCGAGATGCAGGACGCTTACGACGCGGGCGAGCTGGACGCCGTGATCGTGCGCCAGGAAGGCAGCCGCCGCGGCGGCGAAAAGCTGGCCGAGGACGAGTTTTGCTGGTTTGCATCACGCCGCTTCGCTCTGCCGAAAGGTGAGCCGCTGCCGCTCGCAACACTCGCCCCGCCCTGCGGCGTCCGCGCCGTCGCCGTGCGCGCACTCGACAAGGCCAGCCTCGCCTGGCGCGAACGCTTCGTCGGCGGCGGCGTCACGGCGGTGGTCGCAGCCGCGCTTGCCGGACTTGCGATTGCGCCGCTGGCGCGACGGATCGCGCCGCCCGGCCTGATCGACATCGGGCCCGCGCACAAGCTGCCGAAGCTCGGCAGCTCGAAGGTAATGCTGCATTCGAAGGTCAGCGATCCCGCCAAGCTCGCGGCACTGCGTGCGGTGGCGGCGACGTTTCGGAGCGTAGCGGCCGCCTGA
- a CDS encoding 4-oxalocrotonate tautomerase family protein produces MPLITVSYTTSRQSPSLKADIANAVSELTAEILHKDPKVTAIIVKSVDAGDWFAGGKSLGEQKLASYWIDIHVTEGTNTKDEKAAYLAAMFKRMAGILGPLHPETYLHVDEVKGDAYGFGGLTQERRYIAGKLDVSLKAA; encoded by the coding sequence ATGCCCCTGATCACTGTGTCCTACACCACCTCCCGCCAGTCGCCCTCGCTGAAGGCCGATATCGCGAACGCCGTGTCCGAGCTCACCGCCGAGATACTGCACAAGGATCCCAAGGTGACCGCGATCATCGTGAAGTCCGTCGATGCCGGCGACTGGTTCGCCGGCGGCAAGTCGCTCGGCGAGCAGAAGCTTGCCAGCTACTGGATCGACATCCACGTCACCGAGGGCACCAACACCAAGGACGAGAAGGCGGCCTATCTCGCCGCGATGTTCAAGCGCATGGCCGGGATTTTGGGTCCGCTGCATCCCGAGACCTATCTGCATGTCGACGAGGTCAAGGGCGACGCCTACGGCTTTGGCGGCCTGACCCAGGAGCGGCGCTACATCGCCGGCAAGCTCGATGTGTCGCTGAAGGCGGCGTGA
- a CDS encoding DNA helicase, which produces MKLSAPIYHLKRKAKRLSRESSIPLHDALDRVAATEGFSAWSMLAAKAVALTPASKLFPQFRPGDLVLVGARPGQGKTLMSLEIAVEAMKSGHRAAFFSLEFTEKDVLDRLRAIGVEPAQFDKLFEVDCSDAINADYIVKQMAVAPRGTFVVIDYLQLLDQRRENPDLTVQVRALKSFARDKGLIVVFISQIDRSYDPAVKSCPDLGDVRLPNPLDLTLFDKTCFINNAEVRFRAAS; this is translated from the coding sequence ATGAAACTGTCTGCGCCCATCTACCATCTGAAGCGCAAGGCGAAGCGCCTGTCCCGCGAATCCAGCATTCCGCTCCACGACGCGCTTGACCGCGTCGCTGCGACGGAAGGCTTTTCCGCCTGGAGCATGCTCGCGGCAAAAGCAGTCGCACTGACGCCGGCGAGCAAGCTGTTCCCGCAATTCCGTCCGGGCGATCTGGTGCTGGTCGGGGCGCGTCCCGGCCAGGGAAAGACGCTGATGAGCCTCGAAATTGCCGTCGAAGCCATGAAGTCGGGCCATCGCGCCGCGTTCTTCTCGCTGGAATTTACCGAGAAGGATGTTCTGGACCGTCTTCGGGCCATCGGCGTGGAGCCGGCGCAGTTCGACAAGCTGTTCGAGGTCGATTGCTCGGACGCGATCAACGCCGATTACATCGTGAAGCAAATGGCCGTGGCCCCGCGCGGCACATTCGTGGTGATCGACTATCTGCAACTGCTCGACCAGAGGCGGGAGAATCCCGATCTGACCGTTCAGGTGCGCGCGCTGAAATCGTTCGCCCGCGACAAGGGGCTGATCGTCGTCTTCATCTCGCAGATCGACCGGTCCTACGATCCAGCGGTCAAGTCCTGTCCCGACCTCGGCGATGTCCGCTTGCCGAACCCGCTGGACCTGACACTGTTCGACAAGACGTGCTTCATCAACAACGCCGAAGTGCGATTCCGCGCGGCGAGCTGA
- the lipB gene encoding lipoyl(octanoyl) transferase LipB produces the protein MVNSPQNPRQEPRQDLDLTSFSASGGEPVEWRISDAPVPYPDAVAAMEARVAAIAAGEAPELVWLLEHPPLYTSGTSGKDSDLLDARFPTFATGRGGQLTYHGPGQRVAYIMLDLKRRRPDVRAYVASLEELILKTLAAFNVRGERREDRVGVWVKRPDKGPEREDKIAAIGVRLKRWVSFHGIAINVEPELSHFAGIVPCGVADPRYGVTSLVDLGQLVTMADVDVALRQAFEQLFGPTKALLPEAAV, from the coding sequence ATGGTTAATTCGCCCCAAAACCCCCGCCAAGAACCGCGCCAAGACCTCGATTTAACGTCGTTTTCCGCCTCGGGCGGCGAGCCCGTCGAGTGGCGAATCTCGGACGCGCCGGTGCCCTATCCGGACGCGGTGGCCGCCATGGAGGCGCGCGTTGCAGCGATTGCGGCGGGCGAGGCGCCGGAGCTGGTCTGGCTGCTCGAGCACCCCCCGCTCTACACCTCCGGCACCTCAGGCAAGGATTCGGACCTGCTCGATGCCCGATTCCCGACCTTCGCCACCGGCCGCGGCGGGCAGCTCACCTATCACGGGCCCGGCCAGCGGGTGGCCTACATCATGCTCGACCTCAAGCGCCGCCGGCCGGACGTGCGGGCCTATGTCGCGAGCCTGGAGGAGCTGATCCTGAAGACGCTCGCCGCCTTCAACGTCCGTGGCGAACGGCGCGAGGACCGGGTCGGCGTCTGGGTGAAACGGCCCGACAAGGGGCCCGAGCGCGAGGACAAGATCGCGGCGATCGGTGTCCGGCTGAAGCGGTGGGTGTCGTTCCACGGCATCGCCATCAACGTCGAGCCGGAGCTGTCGCATTTCGCCGGCATCGTGCCCTGCGGCGTGGCGGATCCCCGCTACGGCGTCACCTCGCTGGTCGATCTCGGCCAGCTCGTGACCATGGCCGACGTCGACGTCGCGTTGCGCCAGGCGTTCGAGCAGCTGTTCGGGCCGACCAAAGCGCTGCTGCCGGAAGCAGCCGTCTGA
- a CDS encoding FliM/FliN family flagellar motor switch protein produces the protein MPTLDKVTVDLMVVLGTTTMPIHQVLRLSRGAIIELDATEADEVKVLANNLPVASGVVLVDRNRIAVEVKQMLPRSPGTR, from the coding sequence GTGCCCACTCTCGACAAAGTCACCGTGGATCTCATGGTCGTCCTCGGGACGACCACGATGCCGATCCATCAAGTATTACGTCTTTCCCGCGGCGCCATCATCGAGCTGGACGCAACCGAGGCCGACGAGGTCAAGGTGCTCGCCAATAATCTGCCGGTCGCCTCCGGCGTCGTGCTGGTCGACCGCAACCGAATCGCGGTCGAGGTCAAGCAGATGCTGCCGCGCTCGCCGGGGACCCGGTAG
- a CDS encoding ABC transporter substrate-binding protein produces the protein MIDKLLPRRVLRVVGAALLAACAVTPAHAEEITLDVLYTTPGTFNALQQELAKRFTEAHPDIKVKFRNPVAGYEEGAQQILRDQITGRLPDVAFNGINQIGLFVDRGLGAPVDAFVAADGGLDKLGYYPTLATLGRWKGKLYGLPFAVSTPVLYVNADLVKKAGLDPADLPRSWPELVAVGQKIQAIAGAGVTGFYYQWDQTGNWLLQSLITSRGGRILKADGCTVAFDDAAGMWALRILESFGKSGMPNLGISQARQAFVAGSIAILVDSTSYVAAADRQIGNRFDFKTVAFPLSAPEGKLPAGGNVAMVFAKDAERQKAAWEYVKFVTGPSGQTLMVNYTGYMPGNEIAVKSSDLLGSFYAKNPNHTTSIQQLPVLTDWASFPGGNSLKIIEVIKNHTESLVTGKHPAEAVMPNLVRDVNSLMPKCSG, from the coding sequence ATGATCGACAAACTGCTGCCGCGCCGCGTGTTGAGAGTTGTCGGTGCCGCGTTGCTGGCCGCTTGCGCGGTCACCCCCGCCCATGCCGAGGAGATCACGCTGGACGTCCTTTATACCACGCCAGGGACCTTCAATGCTCTTCAGCAGGAGCTGGCCAAGCGCTTCACCGAGGCCCATCCCGACATCAAGGTGAAGTTTCGCAATCCAGTCGCCGGTTACGAAGAAGGGGCCCAGCAGATCCTACGCGACCAGATCACCGGTCGCCTGCCGGATGTCGCCTTCAACGGCATCAATCAGATCGGCTTGTTCGTGGATCGCGGCCTCGGCGCGCCGGTAGATGCCTTCGTGGCGGCGGATGGTGGCCTCGACAAGCTTGGCTACTACCCCACACTCGCGACGCTCGGCCGCTGGAAGGGAAAGCTCTATGGCCTCCCCTTCGCGGTCTCGACCCCGGTGCTGTACGTGAACGCCGACCTCGTGAAGAAGGCCGGCCTCGACCCCGCCGATCTACCCAGAAGCTGGCCCGAACTTGTCGCCGTCGGTCAGAAAATCCAGGCAATCGCCGGAGCCGGCGTGACCGGATTCTACTATCAATGGGACCAGACCGGAAACTGGCTGCTCCAGTCGCTCATCACCAGCCGCGGCGGACGTATATTGAAAGCCGACGGCTGCACGGTTGCCTTCGATGATGCTGCCGGCATGTGGGCCCTCAGGATCCTGGAATCTTTTGGCAAGTCGGGAATGCCCAATCTCGGTATCAGCCAGGCGCGTCAGGCGTTCGTCGCGGGTAGTATCGCCATCCTCGTCGATTCCACATCCTACGTCGCTGCGGCGGACCGCCAGATCGGCAACCGCTTCGATTTCAAGACCGTCGCATTTCCGCTATCGGCGCCGGAGGGCAAGCTGCCGGCGGGCGGCAATGTCGCCATGGTCTTCGCCAAGGACGCCGAGCGGCAGAAGGCTGCGTGGGAGTACGTGAAGTTCGTCACCGGCCCGAGCGGTCAGACGCTGATGGTGAACTATACCGGTTACATGCCCGGCAATGAGATCGCCGTGAAGTCGTCCGACCTGCTCGGCTCGTTCTATGCCAAGAACCCCAATCACACGACCAGCATTCAGCAACTGCCGGTGCTGACGGACTGGGCATCATTTCCGGGAGGGAATTCCCTGAAGATCATCGAGGTCATCAAGAACCACACCGAGAGCCTGGTGACAGGCAAACATCCGGCTGAGGCTGTGATGCCCAATCTGGTGCGGGATGTGAACAGCCTCATGCCCAAATGCAGCGGCTAG